A window of Limosilactobacillus reuteri genomic DNA:
CCAAAGAAGACACCATTAACTAAAGAAATTGACCATGTTGGAAAGGTCGTTTCTTACATTACAATTACTGCTTCAGTGATTGTTTTCGTTGTCGGTTTCTTTCTCGAAATTTACTCCTTGCCTGCCCTTGCCCTCGCAGTCGTGGCAATGTTGGTTGGTGCGATCCCAGAAGGTTTGCCTGCAATCACCTCTGTTATCTTAGCCTTTGGTATTAGCAAAATGGCAAAAGAGCATCAGACAATTATCAAATCAATGCCTGCTGTTGAAACATTAGGCTCGGTCGATGTTATTGCTACTGATAAAACAGGAACTCTTACCAAAAACGAAATGACCGCCATTGAGTTATGGGTCGGCGATAAACACTACACGGTTACCGGAACTGGCTATGCTCCTAATGGTGAGATTCTCTTAGATGGCAAACCAGCTCAACTGACAGATCAGCTCAAACTTTTCTTAGAGGCTGGATACCAAGCAAATGATACGGTTTTAACTGATGAAGACGGCACCTGGCATATTAATGGTGAACCAACTGATGGAGCTTTCTTAACTCTTTACCACAAAGCGCTTGGGGCTAAATATCAATCGCCATATAAAGCAGCTGACCTCCTTCCATTTGATTCTGATTACCGTTATATTGCTGAATTAACTCGTGATCCGGAAGATAAGCAGCAAGTTATCTTTGTTAAGGGATCTCCAGACAAGCTCTTTGAAATGGCCGCAAAAGAAGATCCACAATTTGATACTGCTAAGTGGCAACAACGGGTAGATGACTGGTCTAAAGCCGAAAAACGAGTTATTGCAGTCGGCTATCAACCAGTTAATGGCGAAAACCTAATGGAAGTCGAACATGACCACCTCTACAAGGGAATTCACTTACTTGGTTTAGCTGCTCTTCAAGACGCACCACGCGAAGAAGTGATCGTTGCGTTAAAGCAAATGAACCGTGCTTGTGTTTCCGTTAAAATGATTACGGGGGATGACCCGCAAACCGCCCGTGCAATCGGTAAACAACTAGGATTATCAACGGGCCCAATCAACGCAATCACAGGTGCAGAATGGGATAAACTTTCTGCCAGTGAACGAGAAGAGGCCGCTTTAAATAACCAAGTCTTTGCTCGGACGACTCCACAGAACAAGCTTGAAATTATTGAAGCGCTCCAAAATCGGCAAAAGATCACCGCGATGGTTGGGGATGGAGTTAACGATGCCCCCGCCTTAAAGAAAGCCGATATCGGAATTTCAATGGGGATCAAGGGAACGGACGTCGCTAAAGATGCTGCTGACATGATCTTAGGAAATGATAACTTTGCGGTAATGGCTGCTGTTATCAAAGAAGGTCGGCGAATTTACGACAATATCAAAAAGAGTATCTTATTCTTATTACCAACCTCCTTTGCTGAAGGATTGGTGGTTGCCTTCTCCATTCTTACTGGTCAGCAAGTTCCCCTTCAACCGGCGCAGTTATTGTGGATTAACTTAATCGCCGCAATCACTATCCAGTTCGCATTTGTCTTTGAAAAAGCAGAAAGGGGCATCATGGATCGTAATCCTCGTCCAGTGACCCAACGATTAATGAATCGGCATGATTTAATCCAGATGGGTTATGTCTCAGCCTTAATGGCACTGTTCGCCTTAATTGGTTACGAATGGTTCATCAGTGCTGGGGCAGACATTGTCAACGCTACAACAATGATGGTTAATACCATTGTTATTAGTAAGGCCTTCTACTTCTTCAGTATTCGAACTGAACGATATGGACTAAAAGAAGTTGGAAATATTGGCAAGAAAGCCTTGGGCGTTATTGGATTGATGATTCTTTTCCAATTGATCTTCACCTACGTTCCATTTATGCAGGCTGCCTTCCATGTAACCGGAATAAGTTTACTGGAATGGCTAGCAGTAATTGTCTTCTCTTGCTTAATCTTCTTATGTACTGAATCCGATAAAATGATTCGTTTCCGTCTAAATCGACGATAAACTTAACGCCACTGAATGAGATTTTTCATCTTCTTCAGTGGCGTTTTTTAATTCGTAAGCTTTCGTAATGTTTCAACCAAATCTATGTAAACGCATTCTAAAATCTGATATGATACACCTATCACATAGAAAAGGAGTCTTATCATGAAATATCAAGAAACCAAAGAAACACTTAATCAATTAGTTGCTGATCTGAGTCAAATGGCAATGATAATTCATCAAACTCACTGGTATATGCGTGGCACTAACTTTCTAAAGCTTCACCCATTAATGGACCAATTTATGGATGAAATCAACGATCAACTTGATGTAATATCTGAACGATTATTAACTCTCGACGGTGAACCTTATTCGACCCTTAAAGAAATCGCAACCCATACGAAAATTAAAGACTGGCCAGGAAACTTTGATAAAACAACGCCAGAACGACTTGCACATTTAGTCGCCGGTTATCGTTATCTTGAGGACCTTTATCAGCATGGAATTGAAGTGACTGATATTGAAAAAGATTATTCTACCCAAGATATCTTCATCAGTTTTAAGACGACAATTGAAAAGAAAATCTGGATGCTGCAAGCAGAATTAGATCAGGCACCAGAAATTAATAATTAATACCTAGGAGGCTAAGAGAAAACTTTTATTTTCTCTCAGCCTCCCATATTTTTAAATAGTTAATTTTTCTGGACCGATGACTTATTAAGTTGCTCTTCTTTCTTATCCCGATTTCTTAAATCCTCAAGCCATTTCATATGCTTTTCTTCATAACTACGATCTTTCTTGATAAAGAAGTATGCCGCCATGGCAAGAATGGCGATGACAGTTCCGACAAGCAGGGTCTTAGCCGTAAAATTGGTAACCATATAACAAGAAACTAATAATGCAAAGCTGGGGATAAGATATTTCCCGGGTAATTTGAAACCGTATGTTGGATATTCGTTACTATGTTCAAATTTAATGACGGCAAGAATCGAGGGAACATATTGAATGAATGAGGCCAAGACTGTACAACTAACCAAGAAGAGATAACTCTGGGTAGCGAATAAAGCAGAAAGGATGGATGTTAATAAAGTTCCGACCCATGGGGCATCATGCTTATTCTTCTTCCCAATAAACTTTGGCAACATCCCGTGCTCATTGGCCATTGAAGCAATTAACGATGGCGTGTTAAACGAAGCTGAAAAGGCAACCCCAAAGATACTTACAAGCATCCCAAAAATAATAAAGGCATATCCCCACTTACCAATAGTGGTTCCGAGTCCCTTCGCAAGGGCACCTCCCAACGCATTAGCTAGTGGTGTCGAGTACCCGCCTAATTTAGTCCCGGAAAGTCCAACGGCAACGGTCATCATCAATGCATCCAAAATAGTTACACTAACCATGACTGCAATTAACACCCGAGGAATATTCTTTTCTGGATTCTTCATTTGCTTAGCAGCAATTGGTAAAAATGAAAAACCAGTAAAAAGATAAAAGATCGGGGTAAAAGCTTCACCAAAATGATGAATAAATGGCATTGGTCCCTTTAAAGCTGCTTGGGGAATCACTGGTGAGAAGTTAGCTTTATGGATGAAGAAGACCCCAACGACAATAAAGATGATCAGCGTAAGAATCTTCGCAGCCGCTGATACATTATTAACCAGTTTAACAAGACCGCGGCCGAAGAAATTAATAACCGCAAAGAGTACAATTAAGCCAAAAGCAGCAACCCCATAGATAAGCGGCCGATTAAAGATTGGCAAAAAACTCTTGAGGGTAGTTAATAAAGCAACAATTTCCGCTGAAAGAGTACAGCAGCCTAAGAACCAGGTAAAAATTCCTAGCTCATAACCGGTGAATCTTCCAAATGCATGATAAGAATAAAGCCATGCTGCCCCTGAGCCGGTAAAACGACTAGAAAGATCGGCATAACATAGGGCGATCAATGAGACGGTTATTGCTGTACATAGCAAAACTGCTACAGCCGATAAGTTCATGTACCGATAAATAACAGATGGCAGTAAAAATGTTCCTGAGCCAATTACTCCATTAATCCCTAAAAAGTAAATTGAGATGAAAGACAGCTTTTTAGGTACTGATTTTTGATTACTGATAATGACCACCCCACATAAATTTTATAATTCCATTTATATTGTAGCCTTTTTCAAATAAAAAGGTAAATTATCAGCTATTCTAATCTCAATCTTTTCCGAAATTGTTATACAATTAAGAACGTACTTATATTTTATAAAGGATGAATAAAATGGCACAGAAGATTGAGAATTTTATTTTTGATATTGACGGCACTTTAATTGATACTATTGATATGTATATGCCAGCAATGATTGATACGTTAGCTCAACACGGTCACCCAGTTGCACCCGATAAAGTAGAGCAAACTAAGCATGATTTATTTGGTATTACCGGACAAGATGCCCTCCGTCTTGCTGGAATTAGTGAGGATGAGATCCCAGCGATTCAACAAGACTGGTTTAAGCTAGCTTATCAACGTGCTGACCAAGTAAAAGTAATTGAAGGAATTCCGGAAATGCTTAATACCCTTGCCAATCGTGAAGATGCAAAGATCGCCATCGCAACTTCCAAACTCGCTGACGAATACCAAGAATACTTCGTTAACAAATATGACTTTGCAAAGTTATTTAAGGTTGCCATTACGTCTGCGGACACTAAAAGGCATAAGCCAGCTCCAGATCCTATTTTAGCGGCAATGGATAAAATGGGAGCAGATCCCGCAACTGCTGTTTATATTGGGGACACGATCAATGATATGAAAGCCGCCCATGCAGCCGGTGCCAAGTTTGCAGGCGCCCTTTACTCTTCCGCAAATCCCGACAGTATTAAAGACGCTGATTTCCCATTAATGAAGCCGGCTGATCTCTTAGAAATTTAAAACAAATAAGGAGTCTCTGATGTTTAGAATTCAAACGTTAGAGACTTCTTTTAATTGTTATTCATGTCCGCCTTAAGAATTTTATTAATAATACTACTTTGGGGTCTTTACATGCTCTGCGACATATTCTTGAGCTGTTTTTTCCGTCATTTGGTAAACATTAACGAGGGCAGCCACTATTTCTGACGGTGCAGTCTTTTGACTGGTTAAAAACTTAACTAATTTTTGTTTCGACTCTTCTCTTTCTTCTCGCCGTGCGTCCATTAAATCAAGCTCGAACTTCATAAAGCCTCGTCTCCTCTCTGGCTCCTGCTTAATCTTAATAATCTCGTCTTGAATCTTAGTAATAAACTTACTCTTATTGTCTACTTGATTACGCATTAAAGCAAGGAAGTTCTTAATCGGCTGCTCATCTTTAGTAAATTCTTTAGCCAAAGCATTAAAGATCACAACTGTCCGTTGGTCGCCTAGTTTCAACTGATGATTACGGGTACATGCCATTTCAAACACATAACGGGCCCAACCATAGCCAAAATAATCAAAATCACAAAACATGATCACATAGGTCGGATGAAGACTTAAATCGCGATAATCTTTGCCCGGCAAGAGTAATCCATGATCTACTTGCTCTTGATAATACCGCAAGCGATAAGGCAATTTCTGTCGGTCAGCTACCTGAATCTCAATAACAATAATGTTGCCATCTTCATCCTGCACATAAACATCATAACGGACGCGCCAGCCAGCTACGACATTAATATCTTTTTGAGTTGTTAACTGGACGATCTGAGTTGCCTTTAAATAGGGTAATGCACGATTAATCAATTCTAAACAAATTCCCTTATTCTGCATAACCATCCCGAACATCGGATCACTTGTAATAGTCATCTTTTCCCACTTTTCGAGGGCCTTTTCATAGTTCTCTGGCAATTTCTTACACATTTCCTCAATCCTTTCGCTCTACCTCACTATAAAGATATATACGTAAAAAATTGCCTTTTGCACTAAAAAAGAGGAGGCCGGGAAAAAACTCATAGTTGAAAATAAAAATCCGTACAATGAATTCTACAAAGATTCATTGTACGGATTTTTATGTAACAGGAAATCGTTCCTGATATGATGTAATTACCCCTAAAAACAAACAAAGAGGAGCGATTTTCATGTATCAAAATTATATCACAGGGCAAAGTAGCGACTACCGGTCGCCCACTTTCTCATCCAGCGATTATGCTTAAAATTTTATTATTTGCCTATTCACGTCAAACTTATTCTGGTCGGAAAATTGAGTTGATGCTTGAAGAGAATTTACCAATGCGTTGGTTGGCACGTGATCATACCTATAGTTACCATACAATTAATAATTTTCGCCAAAGTCAACACGCTAATAATTTAATCAAACGTTCTTTTGTGTACTTTACGATGGCATTAAAGGATCACGGACTAATTCAAAGTGATGCTTTCTTTATTGATGGGACAAAGCTTGAGGCGGATGCCAATAAGTATTCATTTACTTGGCGTCGAGCTGTTGAAAAATATCATGCAAAATTAAAAGAAAAAACAATCAAACTTTACGAAGATTTAGTCGAAAAACGGGTAGTTAAAGCGATGAGTTCAGAACTAGTGGGAACCGCTAATGGAATGGCTCTTATGGCTGAAAATATTGATGATAAAATCAGTGAATTGAATGAAGAAATAGCTCAAGAACCTAAAGTAATCAAGGGTGGTTCAGTTAAGAAACGACGACGCCGTTTCTTAAAAAAGATTCGTCGACAATTAAAAGAAGACTTTATACCTCGTGCTAATAAGTATGAAGAAGCAGAAGATATCTTTAAGGGCCGCAATAGCTTTTCAAAAACAGATCATGATGCCACATTCATGTGTATGAAAGAAGATCCAATGAAAAACCGAGAATTGAAACCTGGATACAACTTACAAATCGCTACCCACAATCAATTTGTTCTTGATTATGCCTTGTATTCTAATCCGACAGATACTAGAACATTAGTACCATTTCTTGCTCAATTTCATTCTTTAGATTTCTTTGATCATATCGTGGCTGATGCAGGGTATGGTAGTGAATATAATTACACGACAATTATTGATCAGTTTGAAAAACAGCCTGTTATTCCATATACGACTTACCAAAAGGAACAGAAACGAAAATACAAAACTGATCCAACTAAATCACAAAACTGGCAATATAATGCCGAAGATGATTATTACATTGACCATCTAGGAGTTCGTTTTAGTTTTTATCGTTACAGTCGAAGAATTGATAAATATGGATTTAAACGTGATTTTAAACTTTATCGGGCAGATAAACATCAATTATCAGTACAATTAGATCAATTAGCGAAAACACCAAGTGGACGTCAACGCTATATGCAAGTTAATCCAACTTGGAATTACTATAAAGCTAAAGTTAAAGCAACCCTCTCAAGTGACGAAGGTAAGGCAATTTATCGTCGACGTAAGTACGACGTTGAACCCGTTTTCGGTCACATGAAGAGGGATTTTGGCGTACGCCGAACACATTACGTGGGCAACGCGCTGTGGAAAATGACACCGGATTAACACTAATGGCTATGAATTTAACAAAATTGGGAAAGTTAGTAGCTCAAGCAGGGACAAAATTAATTGAAAAAGGAAAAATCCGAACCGTAATTTCTGGAAAATCAAAATTATGGTTCGGATTTTAATATTCAGAGGAAGGAATTTAATAGTTAATTCCCAGCCTCAGCCTCACCCCTTTTTAAAAATAATCAATCAAGAACAACATATAAATATCAACAAACTTTACTCGTTTATCACCTTTGACTATACAGGAATAAATTTTTTTCGGCTCAATGATATTATGTCTACCAGGAGGCGTCGAAATCATATTAGCATTATCTTTTTCGGTCCACTTACTATTACGTCTCTTTTCGCGCATAAAGAGAATAATGTTTGCTTTGACGGTATAATTTTTTTGCCTTCTTTACAGTTACTAATTTAAGTGTTTTTGCCCCCTGCGAGTCTTTTCCTACGTATGCAATAATGAAGTGTTTTCACAATAAATTGTTTGTACTATTTAAAATGTAATATTCATTATAAAGCGTTTTGTTATCTTTATCGTAGCATCTAATATTTATTGCTTGCGGCTTTTGTCCAATCAATGGATTACTGGCGTTTTTGGTTCCTAAATAAGTAAATAAAGCAATTAAAATACCAAAAGCGATGAGGGCCACATATCCCCACCGCTTATTATTTTTTCGGGGTGTAATTTCGCGTGAAACTAGCTGATGATTACTTTGACTTAGCTTCGTATGACATACCGAACATTCTCGTAACCCTAATGCATTAACTTTTCCACAATTAGGACAGACTAAGCCCCTTAAGAGGTTTCCCACAATTCTCACAGACTTCGGCATCGTCTGGATTTAATGTATTACAGTAGGGACATTTTTTCATTTAGTAATCCCCATTGAAGAGCTGTGCATTGCCATTCGCTTATCGGGATAAAGTTCTTAGCTAGGGCGGTTACTGCAGTCGGTGCTTCCCCAAAGCCAGCCGCAATCAATGCGACTTTCCCAGGGTAGGTCACACCATCCCCGATCGCGTATACCCCTTTAATATTAGTCTCCATCATTGAATCAACTTCGATCAAGTTGCGTTCTGCTGCTAAGTCA
This region includes:
- a CDS encoding DNA starvation/stationary phase protection protein, which gives rise to MKYQETKETLNQLVADLSQMAMIIHQTHWYMRGTNFLKLHPLMDQFMDEINDQLDVISERLLTLDGEPYSTLKEIATHTKIKDWPGNFDKTTPERLAHLVAGYRYLEDLYQHGIEVTDIEKDYSTQDIFISFKTTIEKKIWMLQAELDQAPEINN
- a CDS encoding HAD-IC family P-type ATPase; its protein translation is MKENYQLTTDEIKKEYQLTDFTHGLSTQAVEKRLADEGRNIIEVKPTPKWKLFLRQFNNIIIYILLAATLLTILIDHYTDAIVIGAVVILNALIGYFQESSAANALAKIKEMMAQHATVYRDGKRQDIDAADLLRGDVVFLEAGDNVPADLRIVSADNLRIEESALTGETDSVIKTDEEITDQDVPLADRVDMAYASTSVTSGSGLGVVVATGEQAEIGKISQEVAQIKPKKTPLTKEIDHVGKVVSYITITASVIVFVVGFFLEIYSLPALALAVVAMLVGAIPEGLPAITSVILAFGISKMAKEHQTIIKSMPAVETLGSVDVIATDKTGTLTKNEMTAIELWVGDKHYTVTGTGYAPNGEILLDGKPAQLTDQLKLFLEAGYQANDTVLTDEDGTWHINGEPTDGAFLTLYHKALGAKYQSPYKAADLLPFDSDYRYIAELTRDPEDKQQVIFVKGSPDKLFEMAAKEDPQFDTAKWQQRVDDWSKAEKRVIAVGYQPVNGENLMEVEHDHLYKGIHLLGLAALQDAPREEVIVALKQMNRACVSVKMITGDDPQTARAIGKQLGLSTGPINAITGAEWDKLSASEREEAALNNQVFARTTPQNKLEIIEALQNRQKITAMVGDGVNDAPALKKADIGISMGIKGTDVAKDAADMILGNDNFAVMAAVIKEGRRIYDNIKKSILFLLPTSFAEGLVVAFSILTGQQVPLQPAQLLWINLIAAITIQFAFVFEKAERGIMDRNPRPVTQRLMNRHDLIQMGYVSALMALFALIGYEWFISAGADIVNATTMMVNTIVISKAFYFFSIRTERYGLKEVGNIGKKALGVIGLMILFQLIFTYVPFMQAAFHVTGISLLEWLAVIVFSCLIFLCTESDKMIRFRLNRR
- a CDS encoding APC family permease, which gives rise to MVIISNQKSVPKKLSFISIYFLGINGVIGSGTFLLPSVIYRYMNLSAVAVLLCTAITVSLIALCYADLSSRFTGSGAAWLYSYHAFGRFTGYELGIFTWFLGCCTLSAEIVALLTTLKSFLPIFNRPLIYGVAAFGLIVLFAVINFFGRGLVKLVNNVSAAAKILTLIIFIVVGVFFIHKANFSPVIPQAALKGPMPFIHHFGEAFTPIFYLFTGFSFLPIAAKQMKNPEKNIPRVLIAVMVSVTILDALMMTVAVGLSGTKLGGYSTPLANALGGALAKGLGTTIGKWGYAFIIFGMLVSIFGVAFSASFNTPSLIASMANEHGMLPKFIGKKNKHDAPWVGTLLTSILSALFATQSYLFLVSCTVLASFIQYVPSILAVIKFEHSNEYPTYGFKLPGKYLIPSFALLVSCYMVTNFTAKTLLVGTVIAILAMAAYFFIKKDRSYEEKHMKWLEDLRNRDKKEEQLNKSSVQKN
- a CDS encoding HAD-IA family hydrolase, translating into MNKMAQKIENFIFDIDGTLIDTIDMYMPAMIDTLAQHGHPVAPDKVEQTKHDLFGITGQDALRLAGISEDEIPAIQQDWFKLAYQRADQVKVIEGIPEMLNTLANREDAKIAIATSKLADEYQEYFVNKYDFAKLFKVAITSADTKRHKPAPDPILAAMDKMGADPATAVYIGDTINDMKAAHAAGAKFAGALYSSANPDSIKDADFPLMKPADLLEI
- a CDS encoding Rpn family recombination-promoting nuclease/putative transposase, with the protein product MCKKLPENYEKALEKWEKMTITSDPMFGMVMQNKGICLELINRALPYLKATQIVQLTTQKDINVVAGWRVRYDVYVQDEDGNIIVIEIQVADRQKLPYRLRYYQEQVDHGLLLPGKDYRDLSLHPTYVIMFCDFDYFGYGWARYVFEMACTRNHQLKLGDQRTVVIFNALAKEFTKDEQPIKNFLALMRNQVDNKSKFITKIQDEIIKIKQEPERRRGFMKFELDLMDARREEREESKQKLVKFLTSQKTAPSEIVAALVNVYQMTEKTAQEYVAEHVKTPK